A window of the Candidatus Nitrosotalea okcheonensis genome harbors these coding sequences:
- a CDS encoding response regulator: protein MDVHNNYMPDDNNMEHPAYTALVVDDDEDTVNLFTEFLEIYDIAVIGKAFDGKQAVTIYNDMIPNIVFSDVMMPDYDGFYALENIKKMNPKAIVVMITGDVRLDTISRLEQLGADAIIYKPFDMQSVMQTAHNLLAKTICSTSSI, encoded by the coding sequence ATGGACGTTCACAATAATTATATGCCTGATGACAATAACATGGAACACCCTGCGTATACTGCACTTGTAGTTGATGATGATGAGGATACTGTTAATCTTTTTACAGAATTTTTAGAAATTTATGATATTGCTGTGATAGGCAAGGCATTCGATGGAAAGCAGGCAGTCACAATTTACAACGACATGATACCTAACATTGTTTTCTCTGATGTGATGATGCCTGACTATGATGGTTTCTATGCACTTGAAAATATCAAAAAGATGAATCCAAAGGCAATCGTAGTGATGATAACTGGTGATGTGAGGCTTGACACTATATCCAGATTAGAACAATTGGGCGCAGATGCAATAATCTACAAGCCTTTTGACATGCAGTCTGTAATGCAGACGGCTCATAATTTGCTTGCAAAGACTATTTGTAGTACGTCTAGTATCTAG
- a CDS encoding archaellin/type IV pilin N-terminal domain-containing protein translates to MRPRSRSRKTRRGVIGIESAIVMIAFVIVAAALAFVVLNMGFSTTQKAKTAISSSVTEASSALEIAGKVTGFGDIAHSQLNATVVPLKVAGGGDAVSLDPTLTDIKYYSNSVRYDNIFGVGCALGSSGNIINASGAVAIAKIGNACINHDPLTNLGDNQYPNSTKAMIYWDVNKNNNNILDQGEHANLIIVYKNGDQPKQLDNIKAEVIVPTGSALTVERQVPAITTTTVDLG, encoded by the coding sequence TTGAGACCCAGATCAAGAAGCAGAAAGACTCGTAGAGGAGTCATCGGTATAGAGTCTGCAATAGTTATGATAGCATTCGTAATCGTTGCTGCAGCTTTAGCCTTTGTCGTTCTCAACATGGGTTTTTCAACAACACAAAAGGCAAAGACAGCAATTTCATCATCTGTCACAGAAGCAAGCAGTGCACTTGAAATTGCAGGTAAGGTAACAGGGTTTGGCGACATTGCTCATTCTCAACTCAACGCCACAGTGGTACCACTCAAGGTAGCAGGTGGTGGAGACGCAGTAAGTCTTGATCCTACTTTGACTGACATCAAGTATTACAGCAACAGCGTAAGATATGACAACATCTTTGGAGTAGGTTGTGCATTAGGAAGTAGTGGAAACATCATAAATGCTTCCGGTGCAGTAGCAATTGCCAAGATTGGAAATGCATGCATAAACCATGATCCACTCACTAATCTAGGTGACAATCAATATCCGAACAGCACCAAGGCAATGATTTACTGGGATGTAAACAAGAACAACAACAACATACTTGACCAGGGTGAACATGCAAACCTGATAATTGTTTACAAGAACGGTGACCAGCCAAAACAACTAGACAACATCAAGGCTGAAGTCATAGTACCAACCGGTTCTGCATTGACTGTGGAAAGACAGGTGCCAGCAATTACAACAACAACAGTGGACCTAGGGTAG
- a CDS encoding ATPase domain-containing protein, with protein sequence MIKTIPTGNEEVDRQLAGGIPTPCLMMIEGEHGTGKSALGAQFIQGMLSSKMKVLCVTENTVKDYIEKMKTITFNFTTAFLQNRFSILPLHVYGAVWSQKQSSYLLPVIGRYISSNSKNFDCVIIDSISLLTMYADAGQILDFLTRCKHLVSTGMTVILTMHETSTPKDISLRIKSACDVYFSLSTASIGGKAVKVMKVIKLIGSSEASESSFAFEIDTNFGIKIVPISTANA encoded by the coding sequence ATGATAAAAACAATCCCAACAGGTAATGAAGAGGTGGACAGGCAACTAGCAGGTGGAATCCCAACTCCATGCCTTATGATGATCGAAGGAGAACACGGTACAGGAAAGAGTGCGCTAGGGGCACAATTCATCCAAGGCATGCTATCATCAAAGATGAAGGTGCTGTGTGTAACAGAGAACACAGTCAAAGACTATATCGAAAAGATGAAGACAATTACTTTTAACTTTACAACGGCATTTTTACAAAATCGGTTTTCCATACTTCCACTACATGTATACGGAGCAGTGTGGTCACAGAAACAATCGTCATATCTGCTGCCAGTAATTGGTAGATACATCAGTAGTAATTCCAAGAACTTTGACTGTGTCATAATTGATTCCATATCACTTTTAACAATGTATGCAGATGCAGGACAGATACTTGATTTTCTAACCAGATGTAAGCACCTTGTTTCAACTGGCATGACTGTAATACTCACAATGCACGAAACATCAACTCCAAAAGACATTTCTTTGAGAATAAAATCTGCGTGTGACGTATACTTTTCTCTCAGTACGGCAAGCATTGGTGGAAAAGCAGTAAAGGTAATGAAGGTCATAAAATTGATTGGCTCAAGCGAAGCATCCGAGTCATCATTTGCTTTTGAGATTGATACCAATTTTGGAATCAAGATTGTACCAATATCCACAGCTAATGCATAA
- a CDS encoding 5-(carboxyamino)imidazole ribonucleotide synthase, protein MTKNLGIIGGGQLGMMLTEAAKNMPEHISDVIILDPTKNCPASIVGAKQIVADFKDKNAIVELSLQSDIITYEIESGDSEVLESLHGEVSINPSPNTLKIIQDKYIQKQFLRKNNIPVADFDIIESLDDLEKKITDFQYPALLKARRDAYDGRGNFKIENSSQIETAYQKFSGRHTMIEKFVDFKMEVSVIAARNIHGEIATYQLVENIHKDNILEYTIAPARVDSKISSEADKIAKKTMDVLQGAGVFGIEMFVTKDDKVLINEIAPRVHNSGHHTLQSSDTSQFEQHLRAILGLPLGSTKLRHATIMCNILGPKDFIGRYKPITLEQKGVYLKMYHKNDARPQRKLGHFNVVDESDTNDVKSLLERTKEIKNSIQFISQD, encoded by the coding sequence TTGACCAAAAATTTAGGAATAATTGGAGGCGGGCAGCTTGGAATGATGTTAACCGAGGCAGCAAAAAATATGCCCGAGCATATATCAGACGTCATAATTTTAGATCCTACAAAAAATTGTCCGGCATCAATAGTAGGTGCAAAACAAATTGTTGCTGATTTCAAAGACAAAAATGCCATTGTGGAATTGTCTCTCCAATCAGACATCATCACATATGAAATAGAATCTGGAGACAGCGAAGTATTAGAATCATTACATGGTGAAGTCTCAATAAATCCCTCCCCCAATACTCTGAAAATAATACAAGACAAGTATATTCAAAAACAATTCTTACGCAAAAATAACATCCCTGTTGCAGATTTCGATATAATAGAATCATTAGATGATCTTGAAAAAAAAATTACAGATTTTCAATATCCTGCACTACTAAAGGCAAGACGTGACGCATATGATGGCAGGGGAAATTTCAAGATAGAAAACAGTTCCCAAATAGAAACAGCATATCAGAAATTTTCCGGAAGACATACCATGATTGAAAAATTTGTTGATTTTAAGATGGAAGTATCAGTCATAGCGGCAAGAAACATTCATGGTGAAATTGCAACATACCAGCTGGTAGAAAACATTCACAAAGACAACATACTAGAGTACACAATTGCCCCTGCACGAGTTGACAGTAAGATCTCATCAGAGGCAGATAAAATCGCCAAAAAAACAATGGATGTACTGCAGGGTGCAGGAGTTTTTGGGATAGAAATGTTTGTGACAAAAGATGACAAAGTACTGATAAATGAGATTGCTCCCAGAGTACACAATTCAGGACACCACACTTTGCAATCAAGTGACACCTCACAGTTTGAACAGCATCTGAGAGCAATACTGGGATTGCCGCTTGGTAGTACAAAATTAAGACATGCTACAATCATGTGCAACATTTTGGGACCAAAGGACTTTATTGGCAGATACAAGCCAATCACACTTGAACAAAAAGGTGTGTATCTCAAAATGTATCACAAGAATGATGCTAGACCACAAAGAAAACTTGGACAT
- a CDS encoding flagellar assembly protein FlaJ: MMEKLSIKEKLAELRRTDEDLLYFIAFLYALSTGEVGSVEMIKSGQSSGYGRYSNSFKEVFRLGVGWGYGLARSCEMIAAKIKDNADPLKQLLVKLSQVIRLGDELKVFFTDEMAFAIHTFTIRYERNLETQKLFLEMFYTISSTASFMIAANSIMAMLMGSSNSESVFTMSFVGVIVSMGSFIVIMYMIFPKDRLASGKHSKTQKFRMSLFAALGVGISIGVVLTLTNMVPLTLVVVIAVAPLFIPGFLAKRLETELRGNDEWYPPFIRHFGEIYTMVGSMGQSLDAVLRSNFGPLQKQIVAFKNRVKNRIDPEICFEIFSMEAGTSVIESGNTIMSRALLKGSDMNQVGNKVAEISAKLNELRSKRMQTSRTFETIIIVLHGLTMAIFGLMSTLIEVFHTLLSTVPVSNQAFTLSPIDPNFIHMMLPIVILVTSTINALAVKVGQGGLFKTVWFNIAMLTALGGITMYGTTAALSQFLTHHILDTYAPSVAAGTLPGIGSGT; encoded by the coding sequence ATGATGGAAAAACTTTCTATCAAGGAAAAACTTGCAGAGCTTCGAAGAACAGACGAAGATTTGTTGTATTTCATTGCATTTCTTTATGCATTATCTACTGGTGAAGTTGGCTCAGTTGAGATGATAAAAAGTGGCCAGTCTTCAGGATATGGTCGGTATTCAAACTCATTCAAAGAAGTATTCAGGCTGGGAGTAGGATGGGGGTATGGATTGGCAAGATCTTGTGAAATGATTGCCGCAAAAATAAAAGACAATGCAGACCCATTAAAGCAACTTTTGGTAAAATTATCACAAGTAATAAGACTTGGAGACGAATTGAAGGTATTTTTTACAGACGAAATGGCTTTTGCTATTCATACATTTACAATACGCTATGAGCGCAACTTGGAAACCCAGAAGCTTTTTCTTGAAATGTTTTACACAATTTCGTCAACTGCATCTTTTATGATTGCAGCCAATTCCATCATGGCAATGCTTATGGGAAGTTCCAACTCCGAGTCAGTCTTTACAATGTCTTTTGTTGGCGTCATAGTAAGCATGGGTTCGTTCATTGTAATTATGTACATGATATTTCCAAAAGACAGGTTAGCATCTGGAAAGCATTCCAAAACACAAAAATTCAGAATGTCGTTGTTTGCAGCACTTGGCGTAGGAATTTCCATCGGAGTTGTACTAACCTTGACCAACATGGTTCCCCTTACATTGGTCGTAGTCATTGCAGTGGCACCCTTGTTCATTCCAGGATTCTTAGCTAAAAGACTAGAGACAGAATTGCGTGGCAATGATGAATGGTATCCTCCATTTATCAGACATTTTGGAGAGATTTACACAATGGTAGGCTCCATGGGACAATCACTTGATGCCGTACTTAGAAGTAATTTTGGACCATTGCAAAAACAGATTGTTGCTTTTAAGAATCGTGTGAAGAATAGAATAGATCCTGAGATATGCTTTGAAATATTTTCGATGGAGGCTGGAACCTCCGTGATTGAGTCAGGTAACACCATAATGTCAAGAGCACTTCTCAAGGGATCGGATATGAATCAAGTAGGCAACAAAGTTGCCGAGATTTCAGCAAAATTAAATGAGCTTCGATCAAAGAGGATGCAGACATCTAGAACTTTTGAGACAATCATAATTGTATTACACGGACTTACAATGGCAATCTTTGGCTTGATGAGTACATTAATTGAGGTATTTCATACCTTATTATCAACAGTCCCAGTATCAAACCAGGCATTTACACTCAGTCCAATTGATCCAAATTTTATACACATGATGTTACCAATAGTAATACTTGTAACTTCAACCATCAATGCATTGGCAGTAAAAGTAGGCCAGGGAGGGCTATTCAAGACAGTATGGTTCAATATCGCTATGCTAACGGCGCTTGGAGGAATTACAATGTATGGCACAACTGCTGCACTATCGCAATTTCTCACACATCACATATTGGATACATATGCACCAAGTGTCGCTGCAGGCACTCTCCCAGGAATTGGTTCAGGAACCTAA
- a CDS encoding flagellin, translating to MGSAVFTEAILIIASVIIAAGLAGVVMTKVGTFQSTFTQTTENQKQTILTNIKIIYAQNPTSTSVNAWVKNIGTYSITNTQNIDVYFGQTGAMQRIPYNVGSPSWTFSSQVTSWDKANTVQINLSNLPTIQCSNVYELQVTTPNGVSDEYFATFC from the coding sequence ATGGGTTCAGCAGTATTTACAGAAGCAATTCTTATCATAGCATCCGTTATTATAGCTGCGGGCCTTGCTGGAGTAGTTATGACAAAGGTAGGCACATTCCAATCCACTTTTACCCAGACAACTGAGAACCAGAAACAGACCATACTGACAAATATCAAAATCATTTATGCCCAGAATCCTACATCTACAAGCGTAAACGCATGGGTGAAAAATATTGGGACATACTCTATTACCAATACACAGAACATTGATGTGTATTTTGGACAAACTGGTGCAATGCAGAGAATCCCGTACAATGTAGGATCGCCATCATGGACATTTTCCAGCCAGGTCACTAGTTGGGACAAGGCAAATACTGTACAGATCAACCTTTCAAATTTACCCACCATTCAATGTAGTAATGTATACGAGTTACAAGTAACAACACCAAACGGCGTTAGCGATGAATACTTCGCCACATTCTGCTAG
- a CDS encoding type II/IV secretion system ATPase subunit translates to MVLSLSLVSDKKFSEALKKSTHLLNYLSTYVEKGNPIPLFTEKLEGEHKKLKDPNLIYPISDNTYIHINPHSNSADGYVEYAIIEPDEPDRALMENADKLFALHAGTMNPPIELTERFNMIDQYLDKTILSTNSSIDYSKFDVFKSKNLSVFEKDIPSLKYHFLRKRAGMGLLDPFLTDPHLEDISIVGAGNMYVIHKMFGALKCPVFLSVEEIDDLIVSMAEQFGKTVSHAKPVIDATLPEGSRINIVFGKDVSRKGTNATIRRFASTPLSITQIIPSKSLLAIEAAYLWMMLAEGMSVFINGETASGKTTTMMALTAFIPSNWKIVSIEDTPELTLPHSNWISEVTRDTGNANSSVTMFDLLKAALRQRPNYIFVGEIRGAEANIAFGAMQTGHPVISTFHAANMTALIQRITNPPMNIPKTNVENLNLAMFQAAVTGPDGKRVRRVLSINEVIGFNPDGNNVMFIPVFNWDPGSDTVKFRGKGSSALFISKVLEKRGMSRKDEGLLYEELALRTKILDKMVEKKIFNFYDVYDSISRCREIGLEQFMKELNAL, encoded by the coding sequence ATGGTACTAAGTCTATCTCTAGTAAGTGATAAGAAATTCTCAGAGGCATTGAAAAAATCTACGCACTTGTTAAATTACCTATCAACATATGTTGAGAAAGGTAACCCCATTCCGTTATTTACAGAAAAACTAGAGGGTGAGCATAAGAAACTCAAAGACCCCAATCTGATATATCCAATATCTGATAATACATACATCCACATCAATCCACATTCCAACTCTGCTGATGGGTATGTGGAATATGCAATCATAGAGCCAGATGAACCAGACCGTGCATTAATGGAGAATGCGGACAAGTTATTTGCATTACACGCCGGAACTATGAATCCACCGATTGAGCTTACGGAGAGATTCAACATGATAGACCAATATCTAGACAAGACAATATTGTCCACAAATTCTTCTATTGACTATTCCAAGTTTGATGTATTCAAATCAAAAAATTTGTCAGTATTTGAAAAAGACATACCTAGCCTGAAATATCATTTTTTACGCAAGCGTGCAGGAATGGGATTGCTTGATCCATTTCTAACGGATCCACATTTGGAAGACATTTCAATAGTTGGAGCAGGCAACATGTACGTAATCCACAAGATGTTTGGAGCACTAAAATGCCCTGTCTTTTTGAGTGTGGAAGAAATTGATGATCTCATTGTCAGTATGGCAGAACAATTTGGTAAAACCGTATCTCATGCAAAACCAGTCATAGATGCTACGCTTCCAGAGGGCTCTAGAATCAACATTGTATTTGGAAAAGATGTAAGCAGAAAGGGGACAAATGCTACAATCAGAAGATTTGCAAGTACTCCTCTATCAATAACACAGATTATTCCAAGTAAATCTTTACTCGCAATAGAAGCCGCCTATCTATGGATGATGCTTGCAGAGGGAATGAGTGTGTTCATTAATGGAGAAACGGCATCAGGAAAGACCACAACCATGATGGCACTAACTGCATTTATCCCATCCAACTGGAAAATTGTTAGTATTGAAGATACACCTGAGCTCACATTGCCTCACTCCAACTGGATCAGTGAGGTTACAAGAGATACAGGAAATGCAAATTCAAGCGTGACAATGTTTGATCTTTTAAAGGCTGCATTAAGACAGAGACCAAATTACATATTTGTGGGAGAAATTAGAGGCGCGGAGGCAAACATTGCATTTGGTGCAATGCAAACAGGTCACCCAGTAATCAGTACATTTCACGCAGCAAACATGACTGCATTGATTCAAAGAATTACCAACCCTCCAATGAACATACCAAAGACAAACGTTGAGAACCTAAACCTTGCAATGTTTCAAGCAGCAGTTACAGGTCCAGACGGCAAACGAGTAAGAAGAGTCTTATCGATAAATGAGGTAATTGGATTCAATCCAGATGGGAACAACGTAATGTTCATTCCAGTATTCAACTGGGACCCAGGAAGTGATACGGTCAAGTTCAGAGGTAAAGGAAGTAGTGCACTATTCATTTCAAAAGTTTTAGAAAAAAGAGGAATGTCACGAAAAGATGAGGGCTTGCTATATGAAGAGCTTGCACTTAGAACCAAGATTTTGGACAAGATGGTTGAAAAGAAAATTTTCAATTTTTATGATGTTTATGATTCCATATCTCGTTGCAGAGAAATCGGTCTTGAACAATTTATGAAGGAGCTCAATGCATTATGA